CGACGATCCCGAGGCGATGGCGCGGAGCCTCCGGAACCAGATCGAGTACAACGGCGGCGGCATCGTGCTCCTCCACGACATTCGCCCCACCACGCTGCCCACGCTGAAGAAGGTGCTCACCTTCCTCCACCAGAAGCGCTGGCGGCCCGAGGCGCCCGAGCGCGTGGGCTACCAAATCGTGGATCTTCCTACCTATTTCGCCCTCACCGAGGCCTCGCCCCGCCCCTACGCGAACCGCGAGGCGCTCGAGAACGCGCGGCGTGACGCCTTCCGCGCGAAGCACCCGGGCGCCCGCGCCCCGCGCAAGCCGACCGAGCCTCGCGAGGAGCCCCAGAGCCCCAAGCCGGCCGAGTCCACGACCATCGGGATCTGACACACGCGGCTATCTCCCACGCCTTGGGTCGGTAGGGGCTGACGACCTCGAGCGGTCAGAGCACACACACGAGATCGTCGCCGAGCTTCGCGAGCCGGTACGAGGGCGCAGGGCACGACGTGCGGCACACGTTGCCGCTGCAGTCGGCCGCGATCGTGCGAGGCACCTCGTAGGTACAGCCGCTCGCGCCGCACCTCCACGAGAGCCCGGACCCTTCGGCCCCTCGCGTGGTGGGCGCGGCGAGCACGCACTCGCCCGTGAGGTTCACCATGCCCTCGGGGCAGCCCGCGGTCTGTCCGCACACGCCCCCGTGGCGAGGCCCGCCGTCGGGGCACGGCGCCGAGCACGACGTGCGCGTCGTGTCGGGCACGAGGGTGCCTTGGCAGGTGGCCGTGGCGCGATCGACCTTCTGCTTCTTCTTGTCGCGCTGGACGGGCTCGGCGTCGACGACGAGCGCCTCGCGGAGGCTCGATTTCAGCGTCTTTTCGTGGATGTACGCGTAGCCGCCGTCCCCCCAGGAGGTGCCCCAGGAGTTGTGCACGAGGAAGTAGGTGGCGACCCCGAGCGTCGCGTACCCCGCGAGCACGACGGCGTGCCCACCGACCTCGTCGGCGTCCTTCCAGTGGGGCAGGTAGCGCGCCCCGACCTTGCCCGTGGGCGCGAGCGTGCGCGGCACCTCGAGCGCGACGATCACGTCCTTGCCCGCGGCGAGCTGCTCTTTGATGTCGTCCGTGTCGAGATCGTCGAGGGTGGTCGCGCTCGTGATCGAGGCGACCTCTTGCCCGCGCGTCTTGGCCACGCGGGCCGGATCGGGGCGGAGCCCGCACTGCCCCTTCGCGGCCTTGGGCGCGTCCTCGCACGGGACCCACGTGTTCGCGAGCCGCTCGTCGAAGGGCCAGCCGGCCTCGGGGCCCACGCCTTCGCCGAGGTTCCCCGTCACGGCCTTGGCGGTGTACGGCTCGTGGTAGCGCGCCCAAATCTCCATGACCGAGACGTTCCCGGGGGTGCCCGTCCAGCGCCCCACGGCGTGATCGATCGCGGTGGCCAACGCGAACGCGCTGCACGCCGGGGTCGATCGCTGGTTTCGCACCGGGCCTTCGTCTTTCGAGGCCCTGTGGTCGACGACCTTC
The DNA window shown above is from Myxococcales bacterium and carries:
- a CDS encoding C1 family peptidase → MITVRVLVLLPLLVSLAACSRSSRPEAAAIDAGPADLLATDTSPAKAPPALRARPSAPPLPDLPTLEKQDPKAPTKGSPALSGLSAWSGDEVVSLIKLGKGGSLFGRSAARGAEPLVRFRELHVDASRLPKVVDHRASKDEGPVRNQRSTPACSAFALATAIDHAVGRWTGTPGNVSVMEIWARYHEPYTAKAVTGNLGEGVGPEAGWPFDERLANTWVPCEDAPKAAKGQCGLRPDPARVAKTRGQEVASITSATTLDDLDTDDIKEQLAAGKDVIVALEVPRTLAPTGKVGARYLPHWKDADEVGGHAVVLAGYATLGVATYFLVHNSWGTSWGDGGYAYIHEKTLKSSLREALVVDAEPVQRDKKKQKVDRATATCQGTLVPDTTRTSCSAPCPDGGPRHGGVCGQTAGCPEGMVNLTGECVLAAPTTRGAEGSGLSWRCGASGCTYEVPRTIAADCSGNVCRTSCPAPSYRLAKLGDDLVCVL